ATGAAGAAGCAGTAACTAGTTTTACAAATGCGATTGAGATTAATAAAGAAATAGCAGAATACTATTACAAGAGAGGTGCATCTTACTATAATCTTAACCTTATTGATAAGGCAGAAAAGGACTATAGAGAAGCATGTGCCCTTGGTGAATATGATGGATGCATAAGAGCAGAGGATATGTACGAATACAGAATGAAGAAAATGAAGGAAGAGAAAAAATAAGAAGCAAATAAAAAAACTGCTAAAAATCTACTTCGTAAAAATATTTACCATTCATATCTTTAATATTTCCCATAAAAAACTGCGATAATTTACTCGGAAGATAACGATTTCCCTGAGAAGTGGTTTCTCAGATGGGAATTGTATCTATAGCCAACATCTTCATATTTATTTAGGCCCGTCAAAATTTCCATTGACAAGATTTAAGAAACCGGATACTATTATTCAAAACAACTAATCTCACGGGGGATGAGGCGATGAAGCTGAAAAGGAAGAGAGAGTTAATCGCGGCCGTAAAAATATCTGCCGCCGTTCTGGCCACCGCGCTCGCGTTTACGTTTCTCTTGGGAACCTCCTGCGGCGTGCCGGACGAGCCGAAGACTGCCGAGGGCTGGTACAAAAAAGGGAAAGCGTACTCCGATGATGATATTTACGGCAAGGCGATAGAGTGTTTGGACAAGGCCATTGCCGTTGATCCCAAACACGAAAGATCATACAGCTTGAGGGGTTACTGCTACTATTCGATGGCACAGTATAAGGAGGCGCTGGCGGACTTTGAAATGGCACTGGAGCTTGGCAACGAGGTGGCCGATGAGTCGTACTACTATATGGGATGGACTTATTACGATATGGGGAACTACGAGGAAGCAATAATCTGTTTTACTAAGGTTATTAAGATGCATCCCAACAGAGCAAGATTCTATTACGACAGAGGTTGCGCATATAAAATGTTAGCACTTTTAGACGAGGCAGAAGATGACTTCAGAAAGGCGTGTGCCCTTGGTGATAGCAGTGGATGTGAAGTAGCGGCAGATATTGTTAAAGACAGAACAGAAAGCGAGAAATATGAGAAAAATGAGTAAAGTTGTATAGTATTATTTGTGCAAAAAAATCCCACCTAAAAGAATTAGTTTATTCATATCCTTAATACTATCCCCCAAAAGTTGCAATAATTGAACTGGAAGATCAAATTTTCCCTGAGAAGTGGTTTCTCAGGTGGGAATTGTATCCTTGGGGAGAAGTACTAACTCAAACAGTAAATTCAATTAAATCCCTCAAAAAACCAAAACATGGGAGGAAAATATGGGTGAAATTTTAGCAATTATCGGGGCGGCTCTTGCAGTAATTGCCCTTGCAATTAAGGGCCTCGAATACCTCTTTGGTACGATGGAGCAAATGACTAAAAAAATCTACCAATGGGTCTCCAATATTCTAAATAATCTTAAATCTGTACTAAAGAAAATGGGTATAACTTGGAGTGATAAAAAAGAAAAATTTCCCCAGAGTAGATTTCAGGAATGGAAGGAGAAAATCTTTGGAAAAGAGGGAAAAATGACTAAATACTCAGAGTCAACCAGTAAAACGATGATGAGAAACGAAGATTTAAAAATGGATTATGTTTTTCTTCTCATCGAGTTGATTTCCGAGCTTTACAAGTTGATGAGTGATGTTGAGGGTATCCCCTTAAGCAAAAGTGAAGGCTCTTCAGGAGAACAAGCAGGTAAGTCTGATGGAAGCGGGTTGGACGTGGTCAATGCCGGCTTGGAAGTCCCGGCGGAAACGTCCGCCGAAGGGGACCCTGTCATGACGAAGCTAAATGCTATCTCAAACCAGATAACGGAGATGAACTCGTCCCTCCAGGCGAAAGGGGAAAGAACCCCCGCCGAGGATGACCTGACCGAGATCAAGGAGGCGCTTATGAGGATCGAGGGCGCCCTGGGGCTGGGCGACATCACGGCGGCCCTGGAGGAGCTGAGGGCGGAGCTCCAGAACATCGTCGGGCCGAAGGAGGAAGGGGAAGAGGTCGCCACGACGGGCGAAAAGCTCAACGCAATCGAGGCGAAGCCCGCCGACAACGAGGTCAAGCTCGAAGAAAGGATAAAAGACCTCGGCGTCGAGGTTAGGGACTCGAAGCGCTCTATCATTAGCGAGATCGACTCGGTAAAGTCGGCGCTCGAGGCGCTGATAAAGGAGATCGAAAAAAAGGCCATGACGTTCGACCAGATATACAAAAAACTCTGCGTAACGATAGTACGCGAACACAGGAACGCCACGGGGCGGATAATAGGAAGATGAGAGCAAAGCCGTCGGCGGCGTCAATCGGCAAATCGGCAAATCGCCAAATAGATGTCGCCGACGCGCTTTTAAAAACGGCAAAGACGAACGGCGCGGTCATATCGAGAGATGACAGAGCGTCTCCACATGGTAGGTCTGCGGGAACATGTCAAAGGGGATCGCCTCCCTTACCCGGTAGCCCGCCTTGATAAGCTCCCCGACGTCCCGCGAGAGAGTGGGCGGGGCGCAGGATATGTAGAAGATGTGGGCCGGCCTTAAATCGACAATCCCATCGATCGCGTCCCTGGCCCCCTCCCGGGGCGGATTGAGGATAACAGCATCAAACTTCCCTCCCCCCTTGGCATTCCTTAAAAGGTTGTTCAATGAATCCGCCGCGTCACCCTTCAGGAATTTCACACCGGCAAGCCCGAAGAGCCCGGCGTTTTTTTGGGCGTCCATCACCGAGTAGCGGTTTTCCTCCACCCCGAGAAGCTCCGCCCCCGAAAGACCCACCGGGATCGACAGGTTTCCGGCCCCGGAATATAGCTCCAGCACCTTCATGTTCGAGAAATCGAATTTCGTGAGCCTCGATATCAGTAGGCGGTTCACGGCAGGATTGCCCTGGAGGAACCCACCGGCGGAGAGCTTGAGCTTCCTGTCGATCCCCCCCGCCGGGACAGAGTAATGGACCGTAGGATTCCCGGAGACAAGGGCGCCCCTTTTCACATCCTTTTTTAATATGACAACGGCCCCCTTGAGCTCGAGGCTCTCGGCAAACTTCCCCACGCCGGACCTGTCTCCGCCGAAAGACCCCTGAACGTATACCACTGCGGCCACCTCACCGCCCTCCCCGGAGACGAGCTTTAACTCCCCGCCGCTCCGGACGCCGAGGCGGCCGAGGGCGTCGGGAAGCCCCTGGAGCCTTTTATCTATCTCCGGCCTGAGGACCGGGCACGCCTGGAGGGGGACGATCTCCCTCGACCTCGGGGCAAGATGCCCCACGATAATTGACCTCCTTTTCTCTCCGCCGACAACCTTGAAGTTCAGGTCAACCCTCGCCCTGTAGCCGTACTCCCCTGGCGATTTGACTATGTTATCCACCGTAAAATCAACACCGGCAACACCGGCGATCCTGAGAAGGCTCTCCCTCACAATGCTTTTTTTCTCCAGGAGCTGTCTCTCATAGCCGACGTGCTGCCACTGGCACCCGCCGCACCGGGTAAACAGGGGACATACCGGATTAACCCTCTCCTCCGACGGCGTCAAGATCTCCAGCGCCCTCGCGAAGGAGAAATTTTTCCTCTCGGAGGTGAGCTCGAAAAATACCACGTCGCCGGGGGCGGTGTAGGGGATGAATAAGACCTTCCCCTTGTGCCTCGCCACGCCGTTTCCCCCGTAGGCGAGGGACTCTATCGTTGCGGTTCCCTTGTTTACCATTTCTACACCATGAAATAGGGGGGCCACACAACCCCCCTTGAATTAATGTTTAGTAAAAAGCGTGCCTCCCCTCATCTCCCCAAGGGTGACTCTAAGATACTCGATTGTCCTTCTTCCCCTTGCCGAGTAGCTTCACCAACTCCTCGTCCTCCAGGACCTCTACCTCCAAGAGGCGCTTTGCCATTCGCTTCAGGCGCTTGTCCTCCTTCGTGAGGATTCTTTTTGCCGTGTCGTAGGCGGCGTCTATCACCCGCCTGATCTCCTTGTCTATCTCCCTTGATGTGTCGTCGCTGTGCTCCTTCGGCCCCTCCATCCCGCCGATCCCCAGAAATGACGGCCCCCTCTCCCTCTCGAAGGTAACCAGCCCCAACTTGTCGCTCATGCCGTATTCGGTCACCATGCTCCGGGCGATGTCCGTGGCCTTCATCAGGTCGTTATGCGCCCCGGTGGACGGCTCCTTGAAGATTATCTCCTCGGCCACCCTACCGCCCAGAAGGGTGGCGAGCCTGTTCTTCAGCTCGGTCTCGGTCATCAGGTACCTGTCCTCCGTGGGGAGCTGAAGGGTGTATCCCAGCGCCGCAAGCCCCCTGGGGACTATCGATATCTTCTCGACGGCATCAGTCCCGGGGAGGTTCGCCGCAACGAGGGCGTGTCCCACCTCGTGGTATGCTACGCGCTCTTTCTCCTGTTGGTTCATCAGCCTGTTCTTCTTTTCGAGGCCGGCCACCGCCCTCTCTATCGCCTCGTCGAAGTCCCCGTCCTCGACGGCTTCCTTTCCCGCCCTTGCCGCCAGAAGCGCCGCCTCGTTGGCGATGTTGGCGAGATCGGCCCCCACAAAGCCGGGGGTTTTGGCCGCGATCTTTTCGAGGTCAACGTTTTTCGCAAGTACGAGATCTTTCGAGTGGATATTCAATATTTCGAGCCTCCCCTTCTTGTCCGGCTTGTCCACCAAGACGTGGCGGTCGAACCGGCCGGGCCTCAAAAGCGCCGGGTCAAGTATCTCCGGGCGGTTCGTTGCGGACATGAGGATAAGCCCCTTTCTAGGATCGAACCCGTCCATCTCCACCAGGAGCTGGTTTAGGGTCTGCTCCCGCTCGTCATGACCGCCGGTGGGATTTAGGCCCCTCGCCTTTCCGAGGGCGTCCAGCTCGTCTATGAAGATGATACACGGCGCCCTGTCCTGGGCCTGGGAGAAGAGGTCCCTGACCCTTGCCGCGCCGACGCCCACGAACATCTCGACGAACTCGGATCCTGAGATGGAGAAGAAGGGGACGCCCGCCTCCCCGGCCACCGCCCTCGCGAGGAGGGTCTTTCCGGTCCCGGGAGATCCCACGAGGAGTATCCCCTTGGGGATCTTGCCGCCGAGGCGCTGGAACTTCCCGGGATTTTTGAGAAACTCGATCACCTCGGTAAGCTCTTCTTCCGCCTCGTCCACGCCGGCGACGTCGGTGAAGTTCACCTTTACCTGATCCTCGGCGTATATCTTCGCCTTGGAGCGTCCCACCGACATGAAGTCCGGCCCGCGCCCCATTCTTTTCATCATGAAGTACCAGAAGAGGCCGAGGATTACGAAGAGGGGGAGCCAGAGGAGAAGCTGGAGGAGTATCGTGTTCTCTAACTTGCCCGCGTAGGAGACCCCTTTCTCGTTCAGGAGGGGCACGAGCCCCGGGTCGTCCACCTTTGTCGTCTTGAAGTCCACCTTCTCGGCCTTCCCGTCGACCTCTTTGGTAAACTTACCCGTTATCGTCTCCTCTCCGATCTTAAGGTCTTCCACCTTCCCCGCTTTGACGTAGTTCAGAAACTCGCTGTAGTCCACCTCCTCGACCTTCGGCTTCACAAAGAGGCTTGCGGCCAGATAGACGATAAGTGCGATCAGAATGAAGTAGAGAAAGGAAAACTTCGGCTTTGTCTTCCCCTTTTTTTCTCCCGTCATATGAGTGCTCCTAAAATCTCTTTTATTTAGACATTATACTTTATTTATATGGAAAAGGGAATGAAAAACCCCGGGCCGCGAGGCGCCGGGGCGTATTTAATTTGATCAAAAGATATTATAGGCGTTTAAAAAAACTGGAGCATTTCCTGGCTGAATTGAGTATCGATGGTTGTGAAATCGACACGGGCGATTTTGAACAACGCACCAAATTACACCTGCCATCGCCAAGACAGGGGAAGGACAGAAAGACCTCCCATATCTATATCAACCCGTAATCTTTCATCACCTTCTTCAGCTTTTTGAGGTTTTCGTCGGACATCGGCGCCTGTGGGAGCCTGACCTCCGGCTTGATCTTCTTCATGAGCCCCAGGGCGGCCTTTGCCGGGACGGGGTTCGTCTCGAAGAACATCGCCCTGCTGAGGGGCATAAGCTTGTAGTGGAGCTCCTTTGCATGGTTGTGGTCGCCGTTGAGGTATGAGATGATCATGTCGTTCATGTCCTTCGGGGCCACGTTTGACGTGACCGAGATGGCGCCTGTCGCCCCGATGCAGAGCTGGGTTAAGGTGGTGAAGTCGTCGCCGGAGAGGATCATAAAGCCGTCCGCTGAAAACTCCAGCACCTCCGATACCTGCTTCATATCGCCGGTGGCCTCCTTTAGGCCGACGATACTCTTTATCTTGGAGAGCCTCGCCACCGTGGGAGGGAGCATGTTTACGCCGGTTCGGCTCGGGACGTTGTACATGACAATCGGGATAGCGGCCTTCTTTGCCACCTCGGCAAAGTGCAAGTAGAGTCCCTCCTGGGTGGGCTTGTTATAGTAGGGGGTTATGACCAAGGCCGCATCGGCCCCGACCGCCTTTGCGTGGGAGACGAGGCTTATCGCCTCAACGGTGCTGTTCGATCCCGCCCCGGCGATGACGGGGACCCTCCCCCTGACCTCCTTGACCACAAACTCAACGACCTTTTCGTGTTCCTCGTGGGAGAGGGTGGCCGACTCCCCCGTGGTCCCGCACGGGACGATGCCGGATATACCCTCACCGATCTGAAACTCCAACAACTCCTCCAGCCGATCATAGTCGACCTTGTCTTTGCTGAATGGTGTCACTATAGCTGTAAATGCGCCTTTGAACATCATCTAAACTCCATCAAATTTAAAGGTTTTATGATAATCTTTCCTCAAATGGATACCGTCAGTCGAGCGCCTCCGGGCTAAAAAAGCCCCTGTAGACAAGGCGGGCGTCCCCCTCGAGGAATACCTCGCCGATCTTATCACCGTCCGCCTCAAAATGGATTGTCAGGGGGATCCCCGACGTTGGGACTACGGTAACGGGTGGAGAGACCTTCCCCTTTAGATGGGATATAACCGCGGCGGCGACGGCCCCCGTCCCGCACGCCAGCGTTTCCCCCTCGACTCCCCTCTCGTATGTCCTGATCCTTATGGTGCTCCCATCTACGTGCGAGACAAAATTCACGTTTGTCCCCGCCGGCCTGAAATCTTCGTGGTACCTTACCTCGCTCCCCGCCTTTTCCATGTCAAGTCCCGAAAGGGCCCGATCATCCCCCGCATCGATAACGACGTGGGGGACTCCGGTGTCGACAAAATCGAATCCGGTCTTAGAGCCAGCATTGTATGAGTACAATGCAATTTCCTCCTCTAGACGGAGATCCGACGGGTCTGTCATCTTCACGCTGACGCCCCCAGATTCGAGTATCTTTGCGTGGATGACCCCCGCGCCGGTGAGAAAGGAAAGGGTCCTCTTCGAGATTCCGAGGAGGAAGCTAAGCCTGGCGGCGCACCGGGCGGCGTTTCCGCACATCTCGGCCTCCGATCCGTCGGAGTTGTAGAACCGCCATTTGAAGTCGACCTCGGAGCCGTCAGGGTTCTCGATCAGTATCAGTCCGTCCGCGCCTATGGAGTGTCTCCTCCTACAGAGTCTCGATACGGCGAAGGGGACGTCGGCAAAATCAAAGACGGCCTCCCGGTTGTCTATCAGGATGAAATCGTTTCCCGCCCCGCTCATCTTGTAGAATTCGATGTCGTTCATTGCCTGTATTTTTTAAAAGACGTAATGTTTAATCCGGCGACCTTGAATTTAGGACAACAATTTCGGATTTTTGTTCAAAAAAAAATCCCCCCGCCCCCCGCCCCCCGTCTCCCAATAGGCTCCCGGTCCCCTAAACGTCCAGCCCTCACCTCGATTCGCCCTCTTTCCTCTCTCCGCCAATAATCCTCCAGTTTCCTAACGTCCTGGCCCAGAGATGACCTGCCCCCTAAAATGTCCCGGCCCTTCCAAATGCCCGGCCCCCGTTAATAGTCGCTCACCCAGGTGGTTTTTGCCAGGGCGATCCCGTCCCTGAACGTATTTTTTACCCGGTACATGGCCTTGTCCGCCTCGCCTATGAGCTCCTGATAGTTGGATGCGTCTTCCGGTATGGCGGCGATGCCGAAGCTCGCCGTGACCTTCAGGTTGATCCCCTCACCCTTCAAAAACCGCTCCCTCTTGAGCTTGCTCCTGATCTTCTTTGCAAATTCGTAGGCCTCCGATTTTTCGACGTTCGGAATCAGGATGACAAACTCGTCTCCGCCGTATCTTATGGCGATGTCCTCCTTCCTCAACGATTTATGTAAAAGCTCCCCGAATTCCTGCAGCGCCTTGCTACCCATCAGGTGGCCGTATTTGTCGTTTATATTTTTGAAGTAGTCCAGGTCTATGAAAATCATGGAGACCTGACTCAGGCCTATGAGTTGGTCCCCCTTCCCGTCAAGCAGCTGATGTAAAAATCTCGAGTTGTACAGGCCGGTCAGCTCATCGGTCATTATGAGCCTTTTCGCCATGTCGTAGTATCGGGCGTTTTCCAGTGCTATCGCCGTATAATCCGCCAGGATGGACAGAATCTTGAGGTCATCCTCCTTGAAGACCCTGTCGTCAAAATAGTTTATCAGTTCAATAACGCCGAGGATCTTCCCCTTGCTCACTACCGGGACGCATATGATCGATTTCGTTGTGAAATCGGATTTCCTGTCGGCCTTTGAAGAAAAGCGGGGGTCTTGACTCACATCGGGAACCAGAAGGGGTTCCCCGTTTTTTGCCACCCATCCGGCGATTCCCTCCCCGATCTTTAGCCTTAAGTCCTTGATTTTCTCCGTGTTATCCCCGACTATAATCTCGAAATAGAGCTCGTTTGTATCTTCGTCAATCAAAAGGAGGGACCAGTTTTTAGGCTGCATCAAGACGCTTATCTGATGCATGATGATGGAGAGGATCTCTTTTACATCAAGGCTTGATGTCAGCGCCCTTCCGATTTCATTAATGGTTAACAGCTCGTCCTGTCTGGTATGGACGTCTTTACGTTTTTGACTATCTTTCATAATATCGGAGTCAGGAAGAGAAAGCTCGCCTGATTGATAACCTTTACTGTAATTTTCGACTAATTATACAGTTAATTTTTAGGAAATTCAAGGATATAAGGCCGATTTTAACTCCGTTTGTAACCATATTTAAAGTTTTTACTTGTAAAATTTTTGAATAGTGCTATAATTTGCATTGAGCTAAGAGGTTTTATTTTGGTTCGATTGAAGGGATCTCATGATAGTACAATGTGATCACTGCAATACGAAGTTCAACCTGCCCGATGAAAAATTGAAGCCGGGGGGGGTAAAGATTCGATGCACGCGATGCAAGGAAATATTTGAAGTCCCTGGGCCCGAGGCCAGCAATGCCGGCATTGAGGATTCCCTTCCTGATGACTTCGGTGACGATCTGTCGGGGTTTGAAGGTGGGGACGATTTCGCTTCGGAGGCCGGCGGCGGCGCCGACCTTGGGGGAGGGGATGAAGATTTCGGATTAGGGATGGAAGATTCGGGCTTGGAAGGAGAAGGGCTTGACGATATGAGCTTTGATCTCGACTCGTCCGATTCTGAGGGGCGGGTCAGCGGGGGGGATCTGGACTTCGATGAATCTCTCGATCTGGATAAAGAGGGCGGGGGAGGAGGAGCAGCCGCGGGCGATGGGTTGTCGTTCGATGACAATTCGGCTGGGAGCGATCTTGATTTCGACGATTCATCCGATGATCTCTCCCTGGACAGCAGTGACGAATTCGGCATCTCTTCCCTTGACGGCGACAGTGATACAACCATAGACGAAGACCCATCGGGCTTCGATTTCTCGGCGCCTTTGGGGGGAGGCGGTGATTCCGCTTTCGAGTTCGAGTCGGAATCCAAAGTAGGGGGCGGCATCGGGATGGGAGGCGGACTAGATCTGGATATGGGGGGCGATTCCCTCAGGGACTTGGGGATGGAGCCGACCGAAGGATTGTCCTCGGCAAAGATGAAGCGGTCGAGACGCAGCCCCCTTATGGTCGCCCTGTTGATAGTCCTTATCATAACCCTGGGAGCATATTTTGTATTCAAGGCAATGGGCGGAGGAAAGCTCGACCTTGAATCCCTTACAAAGATGTTTGCGGGGACTAAAAATCCCCTTGACGGCCTGATGATTGACGAGACAAAGCTGAGTCATTATTATACGGAGAATAATCAGGCCGGAAAAATCCTTGTGGTTGAAGGCATGGTCTTGAACGCCTCAGAGATTCCTAAGGGTCAGATAAGGGTGATGCTGAAGCTCTATGATGAGGGAGGAAAAGTCATCAAGAGCTCCCAGTCGTATTGCGGCAACATCCTGAATCTAAGCGAGCTCATGAACCTTCCCAAGGACCGGATTACCAAAGACCTCAATAAAAAGGTGAATCCCGCAAACGCCAGGGTGGGGCCCAAGACCTCGATC
The genomic region above belongs to Candidatus Zymogenus saltonus and contains:
- a CDS encoding diaminopimelate epimerase; this encodes MNDIEFYKMSGAGNDFILIDNREAVFDFADVPFAVSRLCRRRHSIGADGLILIENPDGSEVDFKWRFYNSDGSEAEMCGNAARCAARLSFLLGISKRTLSFLTGAGVIHAKILESGGVSVKMTDPSDLRLEEEIALYSYNAGSKTGFDFVDTGVPHVVIDAGDDRALSGLDMEKAGSEVRYHEDFRPAGTNVNFVSHVDGSTIRIRTYERGVEGETLACGTGAVAAAVISHLKGKVSPPVTVVPTSGIPLTIHFEADGDKIGEVFLEGDARLVYRGFFSPEALD
- a CDS encoding 4-hydroxy-tetrahydrodipicolinate synthase, giving the protein MMFKGAFTAIVTPFSKDKVDYDRLEELLEFQIGEGISGIVPCGTTGESATLSHEEHEKVVEFVVKEVRGRVPVIAGAGSNSTVEAISLVSHAKAVGADAALVITPYYNKPTQEGLYLHFAEVAKKAAIPIVMYNVPSRTGVNMLPPTVARLSKIKSIVGLKEATGDMKQVSEVLEFSADGFMILSGDDFTTLTQLCIGATGAISVTSNVAPKDMNDMIISYLNGDHNHAKELHYKLMPLSRAMFFETNPVPAKAALGLMKKIKPEVRLPQAPMSDENLKKLKKVMKDYGLI
- a CDS encoding sensor domain-containing diguanylate cyclase, whose product is MKDSQKRKDVHTRQDELLTINEIGRALTSSLDVKEILSIIMHQISVLMQPKNWSLLLIDEDTNELYFEIIVGDNTEKIKDLRLKIGEGIAGWVAKNGEPLLVPDVSQDPRFSSKADRKSDFTTKSIICVPVVSKGKILGVIELINYFDDRVFKEDDLKILSILADYTAIALENARYYDMAKRLIMTDELTGLYNSRFLHQLLDGKGDQLIGLSQVSMIFIDLDYFKNINDKYGHLMGSKALQEFGELLHKSLRKEDIAIRYGGDEFVILIPNVEKSEAYEFAKKIRSKLKRERFLKGEGINLKVTASFGIAAIPEDASNYQELIGEADKAMYRVKNTFRDGIALAKTTWVSDY
- a CDS encoding tetratricopeptide repeat protein yields the protein MKLKRKRELIAAVKISAAVLATALAFTFLLGTSCGVPDEPKTAEGWYKKGKAYSDDDIYGKAIECLDKAIAVDPKHERSYSLRGYCYYSMAQYKEALADFEMALELGNEVADESYYYMGWTYYDMGNYEEAIICFTKVIKMHPNRARFYYDRGCAYKMLALLDEAEDDFRKACALGDSSGCEVAADIVKDRTESEKYEKNE
- the rlmD gene encoding 23S rRNA (uracil(1939)-C(5))-methyltransferase RlmD — translated: MVNKGTATIESLAYGGNGVARHKGKVLFIPYTAPGDVVFFELTSERKNFSFARALEILTPSEERVNPVCPLFTRCGGCQWQHVGYERQLLEKKSIVRESLLRIAGVAGVDFTVDNIVKSPGEYGYRARVDLNFKVVGGEKRRSIIVGHLAPRSREIVPLQACPVLRPEIDKRLQGLPDALGRLGVRSGGELKLVSGEGGEVAAVVYVQGSFGGDRSGVGKFAESLELKGAVVILKKDVKRGALVSGNPTVHYSVPAGGIDRKLKLSAGGFLQGNPAVNRLLISRLTKFDFSNMKVLELYSGAGNLSIPVGLSGAELLGVEENRYSVMDAQKNAGLFGLAGVKFLKGDAADSLNNLLRNAKGGGKFDAVILNPPREGARDAIDGIVDLRPAHIFYISCAPPTLSRDVGELIKAGYRVREAIPFDMFPQTYHVETLCHLSI
- the ftsH gene encoding ATP-dependent zinc metalloprotease FtsH; its protein translation is MTGEKKGKTKPKFSFLYFILIALIVYLAASLFVKPKVEEVDYSEFLNYVKAGKVEDLKIGEETITGKFTKEVDGKAEKVDFKTTKVDDPGLVPLLNEKGVSYAGKLENTILLQLLLWLPLFVILGLFWYFMMKRMGRGPDFMSVGRSKAKIYAEDQVKVNFTDVAGVDEAEEELTEVIEFLKNPGKFQRLGGKIPKGILLVGSPGTGKTLLARAVAGEAGVPFFSISGSEFVEMFVGVGAARVRDLFSQAQDRAPCIIFIDELDALGKARGLNPTGGHDEREQTLNQLLVEMDGFDPRKGLILMSATNRPEILDPALLRPGRFDRHVLVDKPDKKGRLEILNIHSKDLVLAKNVDLEKIAAKTPGFVGADLANIANEAALLAARAGKEAVEDGDFDEAIERAVAGLEKKNRLMNQQEKERVAYHEVGHALVAANLPGTDAVEKISIVPRGLAALGYTLQLPTEDRYLMTETELKNRLATLLGGRVAEEIIFKEPSTGAHNDLMKATDIARSMVTEYGMSDKLGLVTFERERGPSFLGIGGMEGPKEHSDDTSREIDKEIRRVIDAAYDTAKRILTKEDKRLKRMAKRLLEVEVLEDEELVKLLGKGKKDNRVS
- a CDS encoding zinc-ribbon domain-containing protein; translation: MIVQCDHCNTKFNLPDEKLKPGGVKIRCTRCKEIFEVPGPEASNAGIEDSLPDDFGDDLSGFEGGDDFASEAGGGADLGGGDEDFGLGMEDSGLEGEGLDDMSFDLDSSDSEGRVSGGDLDFDESLDLDKEGGGGGAAAGDGLSFDDNSAGSDLDFDDSSDDLSLDSSDEFGISSLDGDSDTTIDEDPSGFDFSAPLGGGGDSAFEFESESKVGGGIGMGGGLDLDMGGDSLRDLGMEPTEGLSSAKMKRSRRSPLMVALLIVLIITLGAYFVFKAMGGGKLDLESLTKMFAGTKNPLDGLMIDETKLSHYYTENNQAGKILVVEGMVLNASEIPKGQIRVMLKLYDEGGKVIKSSQSYCGNILNLSELMNLPKDRITKDLNKKVNPANARVGPKTSINFILVIFDMPDTSSYFDVEIVGAENVG
- a CDS encoding tetratricopeptide repeat protein encodes the protein EEAVTSFTNAIEINKEIAEYYYKRGASYYNLNLIDKAEKDYREACALGEYDGCIRAEDMYEYRMKKMKEEKK